A single region of the Ancylobacter novellus DSM 506 genome encodes:
- a CDS encoding ABC transporter permease, with the protein MNASTSRRALLVLYTALVFVFIFAPIVSTVVFSFNADRFPSLPWGGFSLQWYEAIFADASIQRGLMNSLIVAVATSAIATFLGFAAAYVDYRYRFFGKMAYISIVALPPTVPVVILGVAMLTFEGRIGLSGTLTGITVGHVVLAAPFAMALVRMRLADLDPDIERAAWNLGATPWATITGVVIPFCLPAILASVFLTAAVSFDEFMIAWFVSGVNETLPVRVLAMLQGQVSPRINAIGALVFAVSMTLVVAAQMLLGRSGRRNAKEA; encoded by the coding sequence ATGAACGCCTCGACCTCCCGCCGCGCGCTGCTGGTGCTCTACACCGCGCTGGTCTTCGTCTTCATCTTCGCGCCCATCGTCTCGACGGTGGTGTTCTCCTTCAACGCCGACCGCTTCCCCAGCCTGCCCTGGGGTGGCTTCAGCCTGCAATGGTACGAGGCGATCTTCGCCGATGCCTCCATCCAGCGCGGGCTGATGAACAGCCTGATCGTGGCGGTGGCGACCTCGGCCATCGCCACCTTCCTCGGCTTCGCCGCGGCCTATGTCGACTACCGCTACCGCTTCTTCGGCAAGATGGCCTACATCTCCATCGTCGCCCTGCCGCCGACCGTGCCGGTGGTCATACTCGGGGTGGCCATGCTGACCTTCGAGGGGCGCATCGGCCTCTCCGGCACGCTCACCGGCATCACCGTCGGCCATGTGGTGTTGGCTGCGCCCTTCGCCATGGCGCTGGTGCGCATGCGCCTCGCCGACCTCGATCCCGACATCGAGCGCGCGGCGTGGAATCTCGGCGCCACGCCCTGGGCGACCATCACCGGCGTCGTCATCCCGTTCTGCCTGCCGGCGATCCTAGCCTCGGTGTTCCTGACCGCGGCGGTCTCCTTCGACGAGTTCATGATCGCCTGGTTCGTCTCAGGCGTGAACGAGACCCTCCCCGTGCGCGTGCTCGCCATGCTGCAGGGGCAAGTGAGCCCGCGCATCAACGCCATCGGCGCCCTCGTCTTCGCCGTCTCGATGACCCTGGTCGTCGCCGCCCAGATGCTTCTGGGGCGGAGCGGCCGCCGCAACGCCAAGGAAGCCTGA
- a CDS encoding ABC transporter ATP-binding protein: protein MTGATAAPMLEIDRVAKRYGETVAVADVSFTIEKGEFIALMGPSGCGKTTTLRMIAGLDTPSEGEIRLWGRRINEDAPWEREAPLVWQNYALFPFLSVVKNVEFGLKQRGLPAADRRRKAMEWMERLGIAGFADRGVDQLSGGQRQRVALARALALEPEMLLLDEPLSALDPHLRVRMQAELVRLHRELGITFVCVTHSHSEAFAMADRVVIMSEGRVQQIGAPREIYRRASNRFVAEFVGGNNLFSGTASDAGEGVVRVEGAFGSALAPRPSDFEILDGQAVTLVVAADRIDLAPAPSGTGNEVEARVVTLEFVGSSVTVFLETAGGAELRVQRSLHQIENTPLSPGQAVFARWPQAEGFFLPA, encoded by the coding sequence ATGACGGGAGCCACCGCCGCGCCGATGCTGGAGATCGACCGCGTCGCCAAGCGCTATGGCGAGACCGTCGCGGTCGCCGACGTCTCCTTCACCATCGAGAAGGGCGAGTTCATCGCGCTGATGGGCCCTTCCGGCTGCGGCAAGACCACGACGCTGCGCATGATCGCCGGCCTCGATACGCCGAGCGAGGGCGAGATCCGCCTGTGGGGCCGGCGCATCAATGAGGACGCCCCCTGGGAGCGCGAGGCGCCGCTCGTCTGGCAGAACTACGCGCTATTCCCCTTCCTCTCGGTGGTGAAGAACGTCGAGTTCGGCCTCAAGCAGCGCGGCCTGCCGGCGGCCGACCGTCGCCGCAAGGCGATGGAATGGATGGAGCGGCTCGGCATCGCCGGCTTCGCCGATCGCGGCGTCGACCAGCTTTCCGGCGGCCAGCGCCAGCGCGTGGCGCTGGCCCGTGCCCTCGCGCTGGAGCCGGAGATGCTGCTGCTCGACGAGCCGCTCTCCGCGCTCGACCCGCATTTGCGGGTGCGCATGCAGGCGGAGCTGGTGCGCCTGCACCGCGAGCTCGGCATCACCTTCGTCTGCGTCACCCACAGCCATTCGGAAGCCTTCGCCATGGCCGACCGCGTGGTGATCATGAGCGAGGGGCGGGTGCAGCAGATCGGCGCGCCGCGCGAGATCTACCGCCGCGCATCCAACCGCTTCGTCGCCGAGTTCGTCGGCGGCAACAATTTGTTCTCCGGCACGGCGTCCGATGCCGGCGAGGGTGTGGTGCGGGTGGAAGGCGCCTTCGGCAGCGCCCTCGCCCCGCGCCCGAGCGATTTCGAAATCCTCGACGGGCAGGCGGTGACGCTGGTCGTGGCCGCCGACCGCATCGACCTCGCGCCGGCGCCTTCCGGGACGGGGAACGAGGTCGAGGCGCGCGTCGTCACGCTCGAATTCGTCGGCTCCTCCGTCACCGTCTTCCTGGAGACCGCCGGCGGCGCCGAGCTGCGCGTCCAGCGCTCGCTGCACCAGATCGAGAACACGCCGCTCAGCCCGGGGCAGGCCGTCTTCGCCCGCTGGCCGCAGGCCGAGGGCTTCTTCCTGCCGGCCTGA
- a CDS encoding amidohydrolase family protein — translation MSTFIRGATVLAMGGATGSTPFVGDVLVEGDRIREIGTGLAVPEGATIIDGAGKLVMPGLINSHLHSGEALFKGRYDNLPLELWMLYAYPILGAKGLSERMIYLRSMVVAIESLKTGVTCLTDDIFEAPRQSLSQLGAAVQAYDDAGIRATVSGHVMDKDFLDSIPFSREHVPAELQAEVAKLTPPTTDEYIAFAREAYAAFHGRSGRIRFMLAPSAPQRCTAELMQAVNELALEWKVPFHTHIVETKVQGVTGPAMYGKTLMRYMADLGLMHSGTTIAHSIWVTPDDIALMGEAGVSIVHNTISNQKLGAGVAPVRQLLDAGVNVALGSDGISTNDTPRMFDVMHACGLIHKVTTPDYKQWLSSAEVLHACTLAGARSALIGHETGSLEAGKKADLLIINLDTVCFTPRHDILNHLVYSENGSSIEKVMVNGEIVVENGRLTKIDEAALLAELRAAMPGFNEYHSGVERANQAFEPYFDAIHRRCNQIDIGVHRLVGNSDMWPSTPAGNY, via the coding sequence ATGTCGACCTTCATCCGCGGCGCCACCGTGCTGGCCATGGGCGGCGCAACAGGCAGCACACCTTTCGTCGGCGACGTGCTCGTCGAGGGCGACCGCATCAGGGAGATCGGCACCGGCCTCGCCGTGCCGGAGGGCGCGACCATCATCGACGGCGCCGGCAAGCTGGTGATGCCCGGCCTGATCAACTCGCACCTTCATTCCGGCGAGGCGCTGTTCAAGGGCCGCTACGATAACCTGCCACTCGAACTGTGGATGCTCTACGCCTATCCGATCCTCGGCGCCAAGGGGCTGTCCGAGCGCATGATCTATCTGCGCTCCATGGTGGTCGCCATCGAGTCGCTGAAGACCGGCGTCACCTGCCTGACCGACGACATCTTCGAGGCGCCGCGCCAGTCGCTGTCGCAGCTCGGCGCCGCCGTACAGGCCTATGACGATGCCGGCATCCGCGCCACCGTCTCCGGCCATGTGATGGACAAGGACTTCCTCGATTCCATCCCCTTCTCGCGCGAGCACGTGCCGGCCGAGCTGCAGGCCGAGGTCGCCAAGCTCACCCCGCCGACCACGGACGAATACATCGCCTTCGCGAGGGAAGCCTATGCCGCCTTCCATGGCCGCTCCGGCCGCATCCGCTTCATGCTCGCCCCGTCCGCGCCGCAGCGCTGCACGGCCGAATTGATGCAGGCGGTGAACGAGCTGGCGCTGGAATGGAAGGTGCCGTTCCACACCCACATCGTCGAGACCAAGGTGCAGGGCGTCACCGGACCGGCCATGTATGGCAAGACGCTGATGCGCTACATGGCCGATCTCGGCCTCATGCATTCCGGCACCACCATCGCCCATTCCATCTGGGTGACGCCCGACGACATCGCGCTGATGGGCGAGGCGGGCGTCTCCATCGTCCACAACACCATCTCCAACCAGAAGCTCGGTGCCGGCGTCGCCCCGGTGCGCCAGCTGCTCGACGCCGGCGTCAACGTCGCGCTCGGCTCGGACGGCATCTCCACCAACGACACGCCGCGCATGTTCGACGTGATGCATGCCTGCGGACTGATCCACAAGGTCACCACGCCCGACTACAAGCAGTGGCTGAGCTCCGCCGAGGTGCTGCACGCCTGCACCCTCGCCGGCGCTCGCAGCGCGCTGATCGGCCACGAGACCGGCTCGCTGGAGGCCGGCAAGAAGGCCGACCTGCTGATCATCAATCTCGACACGGTGTGCTTCACCCCGCGCCACGACATCCTCAACCACCTCGTCTACAGCGAGAACGGCTCCTCCATCGAGAAGGTGATGGTGAACGGGGAGATCGTGGTCGAGAACGGCCGCCTGACCAAGATCGACGAGGCCGCGCTGCTCGCCGAGCTGCGGGCGGCGATGCCGGGCTTCAACGAGTATCATTCGGGCGTGGAGCGGGCGAACCAGGCGTTCGAGCCGTATTTCGACGCCATCCACCGCCGCTGCAACCAGATCGACATCGGCGTGCACCGTCTCGTCGGCAATAGCGACATGTGGCCGTCCACTCCGGCGGGGAACTACTGA
- a CDS encoding creatininase produces MASTLIADLTWYDFAERVKEDPIVFLPIGSVEQHGPHLPLATDTLLPLAVAQQVADRVGGLVAPPVAYGYKSQPKSGGGNHFPGTLSLDAGVLIGLVRNIVNELVRHGVRRIVLFDGHMENQWFLVEAADLALRDQAMLGRTDVRIVKLGYWEFITKATEKVLFPDGFPSWELEHAAVMETSVMLHIRPDLVREELIPDDPAADFPPYDIYPFDTRPIPPTGVLSSAKAASAAKGEAVLAQVVPDIADALIKAFEAPTS; encoded by the coding sequence ATGGCCAGCACCCTCATCGCCGACCTCACCTGGTACGACTTCGCCGAGCGCGTGAAGGAAGACCCCATCGTCTTCCTGCCGATCGGCTCGGTCGAGCAGCACGGCCCGCATCTGCCGCTGGCGACCGACACGCTGCTGCCGCTCGCGGTCGCCCAGCAGGTGGCCGATCGCGTCGGCGGCCTCGTCGCGCCGCCGGTGGCCTATGGCTACAAGTCGCAGCCGAAATCCGGCGGCGGCAACCATTTCCCCGGCACGCTGAGCCTCGACGCGGGCGTGCTGATCGGGCTGGTGCGCAACATCGTCAACGAGCTGGTGCGGCACGGCGTGCGCCGCATCGTGCTGTTCGACGGCCACATGGAGAACCAGTGGTTCCTCGTCGAGGCCGCCGACCTCGCCTTGCGCGACCAGGCGATGCTGGGGCGCACGGATGTGCGGATCGTCAAGCTCGGCTATTGGGAATTCATCACCAAGGCGACCGAGAAGGTGCTGTTCCCGGACGGCTTCCCGAGCTGGGAGCTGGAGCATGCGGCGGTGATGGAGACCTCCGTCATGCTGCACATCCGCCCCGACCTCGTGCGGGAAGAGCTGATCCCCGACGATCCGGCGGCGGATTTCCCGCCCTACGACATCTACCCCTTCGACACGCGGCCGATCCCGCCGACGGGCGTGCTCTCCTCGGCGAAGGCCGCCTCGGCGGCGAAGGGCGAGGCAGTGCTGGCGCAGGTGGTGCCCGATATCGCCGACGCGCTCATCAAGGCGTTCGAGGCGCCGACATCGTGA
- a CDS encoding TetR/AcrR family transcriptional regulator, producing the protein MMRATKSGAEAPEDEAGASPAPAPAKRRGAGKRNAAVTRQRILEVAMAEFAEHGFSGSRIERICAGADINVGMIYHYFGNKDDLYLAALEASYKVIRDREQTLDVDAAEPMLALKALVELTFDFLSTDPHFVRLIMNENLMMGRTARRSSTIPHMTRPLLDSLRTILTRGQKEKVFRRNIDAENLYVSILGLCFIHVSNRYTLSSMFQHDFSEADWLAKRKLTVVDVVTSYIADRSGG; encoded by the coding sequence ATGATGAGAGCGACGAAATCAGGGGCCGAGGCGCCAGAGGACGAAGCCGGCGCCTCGCCCGCGCCGGCGCCCGCGAAGCGCCGCGGGGCGGGCAAGCGCAATGCCGCCGTCACGCGCCAGCGCATCCTCGAGGTCGCCATGGCGGAGTTCGCCGAGCACGGCTTCAGCGGCAGCCGGATCGAGCGCATCTGCGCCGGCGCCGACATCAATGTCGGCATGATCTACCACTATTTCGGCAACAAGGATGACCTCTACCTCGCGGCGCTGGAAGCCTCCTACAAGGTCATCCGCGACCGCGAGCAGACGCTCGACGTCGACGCGGCCGAGCCAATGCTGGCGCTGAAGGCGCTGGTCGAGCTGACCTTCGACTTCCTCAGCACCGACCCGCATTTCGTCCGGCTGATCATGAACGAGAACCTGATGATGGGCCGCACCGCGCGGCGCTCGTCCACCATCCCGCACATGACGCGCCCGCTGCTGGATTCGCTGCGCACCATCCTCACGCGCGGCCAGAAGGAGAAGGTATTCCGCAGGAACATCGACGCCGAGAACCTCTATGTCTCGATCCTCGGCCTGTGCTTCATCCACGTCTCGAACCGCTACACGCTCAGCAGCATGTTCCAGCACGATTTCTCCGAGGCGGACTGGCTGGCCAAGCGCAAGCTCACCGTCGTCGACGTGGTGACGAGCTACATCGCCGACCGGAGCGGCGGGTGA
- a CDS encoding amidase, whose translation MPADNYDRPPADPFGAFCHENHVAGPAIGDGPLSGLSFAIKDVFDVAGSCTGFGHPTWLATHTAATQTAAAVTRLLSTGAALRGRTISDELCYSLSGENFHYGMPVNPAARERLPGGSSSGSAVAVAAGQVDFAIGTDCGGSVRVPASYCGLFGLRPTHGRVSLEGVSRFAPRFDTVGWFARDAALLKRVGEVLLGSTAPQGFDRVLVATDAFEQCDPQARALLEKAVERLGSPSPLHLSPIGLDRWLDTFRTLQAWEVWQSLGGWINQTRPSFGDGVGQRLAAAEQVGRADAEAARQRADAIALELDEAIGDGLVLLPTTPGAPPLRATASTEIENAYRYRAMQLLCPAGLGGLPQLTIPVGTVDGAPVGLSIMARRGKDMDLMDLAAKAFADLPTAPGT comes from the coding sequence ATGCCCGCAGACAATTACGACCGGCCACCGGCCGACCCCTTCGGCGCCTTCTGCCACGAGAACCATGTCGCCGGCCCGGCTATCGGCGACGGCCCGCTTTCGGGGCTGTCCTTCGCGATCAAGGACGTGTTCGACGTCGCCGGCAGCTGCACCGGCTTCGGGCACCCGACCTGGCTCGCTACGCATACGGCGGCGACGCAGACGGCTGCGGCGGTGACGCGCCTGCTCTCCACGGGCGCCGCGCTGCGCGGCCGCACGATCAGCGACGAGCTCTGCTACTCGCTGTCGGGCGAGAACTTCCACTACGGCATGCCGGTCAATCCGGCCGCGCGCGAGCGGCTGCCGGGCGGCTCGTCCAGTGGCTCGGCCGTGGCGGTCGCCGCCGGTCAGGTGGATTTCGCCATCGGCACGGATTGCGGCGGCTCCGTGCGCGTGCCGGCGTCCTATTGCGGGCTGTTCGGCCTGCGCCCGACCCATGGCCGGGTGTCGCTGGAGGGCGTCTCGCGCTTCGCGCCGCGCTTCGACACGGTCGGCTGGTTCGCCCGCGATGCCGCGCTGCTGAAGCGCGTGGGCGAGGTGCTGCTGGGCTCGACGGCGCCGCAGGGCTTCGACCGCGTGCTCGTCGCCACCGATGCCTTCGAGCAGTGCGATCCGCAAGCGCGCGCGTTGCTGGAGAAGGCGGTGGAGCGGCTCGGCTCGCCGTCACCGCTCCACCTGAGCCCGATCGGGCTCGATCGCTGGCTCGACACCTTCCGCACCTTGCAGGCGTGGGAGGTCTGGCAATCGCTTGGCGGCTGGATCAACCAGACGCGCCCGAGCTTCGGCGACGGTGTCGGCCAGCGGCTGGCGGCGGCCGAGCAGGTCGGCAGGGCCGATGCCGAGGCCGCCCGGCAGCGTGCCGACGCCATTGCTTTGGAACTGGACGAGGCCATCGGCGACGGACTGGTCCTCCTGCCGACGACGCCGGGTGCGCCGCCGCTGCGCGCCACCGCCTCCACCGAGATCGAGAACGCCTATCGCTACCGCGCCATGCAGCTTCTCTGCCCGGCCGGGCTCGGCGGCCTGCCGCAGCTCACCATTCCCGTGGGAACGGTGGACGGCGCGCCGGTAGGATTGTCGATCATGGCGCGACGCGGCAAGGATATGGACCTGATGGATCTGGCGGCGAAAGCCTTCGCCGACCTGCCGACCGCGCCGGGCACATGA
- a CDS encoding amidohydrolase family protein encodes MDLIIRNARLPNQPGRTVDIGIQAGRIAVIETGLAAEGEELDVGGRLVSPGFVETHIHLDKSCILDRCQSTRGDLPEAIGEVARAKAAFTPEDVYARAKRTLEKCLMQGTTHMRTHLEVDPGIGLRGLEGVLPLIEEYRWAIDIEICVFPQEGLLNNPGTDELMVAALKKGARVVGAAPYTDSSPHGQIDRVFEMAREFDVDIDMHLDFGPTADSLDLDYVCELAERYRWGGRTAIGHVTKLAAASPTRFDAAARRMRDAGVALTCLPSTDLFLMGRDCDCNQPRGVTHTHKLLHHGVNCSLSTNNVLNPFTPFGDCSLARMANLNANICHIGATDDIRECFNMITERSARLINARDYGLAAGKSADFVVLDCLTSEAAVAELAPVLFAYKRGRRTLTRPAATLHRPPLN; translated from the coding sequence ATGGACCTGATCATACGGAACGCCCGCCTGCCAAATCAGCCCGGCCGCACGGTCGACATAGGGATTCAGGCCGGGCGCATCGCGGTGATCGAGACGGGCCTCGCCGCCGAGGGCGAGGAGCTCGACGTCGGCGGGCGCCTCGTCTCGCCGGGCTTCGTCGAGACCCACATCCATCTCGACAAGTCCTGCATCCTCGACCGCTGCCAGTCCACGCGCGGCGACCTGCCCGAGGCGATCGGCGAGGTCGCCAGGGCCAAGGCCGCCTTCACACCTGAGGACGTCTATGCGCGGGCCAAGCGCACGCTGGAAAAATGCCTGATGCAGGGCACGACCCACATGCGCACCCATCTCGAGGTCGATCCCGGCATCGGCCTGCGCGGCCTCGAAGGGGTCCTGCCGCTGATCGAGGAATATCGCTGGGCCATCGACATCGAGATCTGCGTCTTCCCGCAGGAAGGCCTTCTCAACAATCCCGGCACCGACGAACTGATGGTCGCGGCGCTGAAGAAGGGCGCGCGGGTGGTAGGCGCGGCGCCCTACACCGACAGCAGCCCGCACGGCCAGATCGACCGGGTGTTCGAGATGGCGCGCGAGTTCGACGTCGACATCGACATGCATCTCGATTTCGGCCCGACCGCCGACAGCCTCGACCTCGACTATGTCTGCGAGCTGGCGGAGCGCTATCGCTGGGGCGGACGCACCGCCATCGGCCATGTCACCAAGCTGGCGGCGGCGAGCCCGACCCGCTTCGACGCGGCGGCACGGCGCATGCGCGATGCCGGCGTGGCGCTGACCTGCCTGCCCTCGACCGATTTGTTCCTGATGGGCCGCGACTGCGACTGCAACCAGCCGCGCGGCGTCACCCATACGCACAAGCTGCTCCACCATGGCGTGAATTGCTCGCTGTCGACCAACAACGTGCTGAACCCGTTCACGCCCTTCGGCGACTGCTCGCTGGCGCGCATGGCGAACCTCAACGCCAACATCTGCCATATCGGCGCCACCGACGACATCCGCGAATGCTTCAACATGATCACCGAGCGTTCCGCCCGGCTGATCAACGCCCGCGACTACGGGCTCGCCGCCGGCAAGTCGGCTGACTTCGTCGTGCTCGACTGCCTGACCAGCGAGGCGGCGGTCGCCGAGCTCGCCCCGGTCCTGTTCGCCTACAAGCGCGGACGACGCACCCTGACGCGGCCCGCCGCGACGCTGCATCGCCCGCCGCTCAACTGA
- a CDS encoding GntR family transcriptional regulator, whose amino-acid sequence MTALAQATETAAETGTLHEQIVAKLRGVLLDGELGDGARIPEAQLCLRFGISRTPLREALKVLAAEGFVELRPNRGSIVAPIDPVEVAHVFELKGAIEHTIGRLAAVRATPEDRARIEQAHAELGAHPDPAAYTALNQEFHRALAEAAHNPVLLQTYDNLQKRVLRLRFVVNENPTRVAQSFVEHENIMVAFRAGARLDLAERLEEHNRLTGEAVMRMLKGEGA is encoded by the coding sequence ATGACCGCGCTCGCACAGGCGACGGAGACGGCGGCGGAGACCGGCACGCTGCACGAGCAGATCGTCGCCAAGCTGCGCGGCGTGCTGCTCGATGGCGAGCTCGGCGACGGCGCGCGCATCCCGGAGGCGCAGCTCTGCCTGCGCTTCGGCATCTCCCGCACGCCGCTGCGCGAGGCGCTCAAGGTGCTCGCCGCCGAGGGCTTCGTCGAGCTGCGGCCCAATCGCGGCTCCATCGTCGCGCCGATCGATCCGGTCGAGGTCGCGCATGTCTTCGAATTGAAGGGTGCGATCGAGCACACGATCGGCCGGCTCGCCGCGGTGCGGGCAACGCCGGAGGACCGCGCGCGGATCGAGCAGGCGCATGCCGAACTGGGCGCCCATCCCGATCCCGCCGCCTATACGGCGCTGAACCAGGAATTCCACCGCGCGCTCGCCGAGGCGGCGCATAACCCAGTCCTCCTGCAGACCTATGACAACCTGCAGAAGCGGGTGCTGCGGCTGCGCTTCGTGGTCAATGAGAACCCGACGCGCGTGGCGCAGTCCTTCGTCGAGCACGAGAACATCATGGTCGCCTTCCGTGCCGGCGCGCGGCTCGACCTCGCCGAGCGGCTGGAGGAACACAACCGCCTTACCGGCGAGGCGGTGATGCGCATGCTGAAGGGCGAAGGCGCCTGA
- a CDS encoding aspartate/glutamate racemase family protein, with protein sequence MQNVVPFPRHLIGMLTPSSNTVLEPYTSLMLEPLFPRVSAHFGRFRVTRIALDDDASDQFRQEPILAAAELLADARTDVIAWNGTSASWLGFDTDERLCAGISARTGVRATSSILSLNRLITERGVKRLALVTPYTDDVGERIVANYASIGVEVVAGAHCGMSDNFSFAEITEERIGDMCADVAAAAPDAIAIVCTNMRGALVGAEVERRLSIPVYDSVSTTLWGCLRALNMPTASLARFGSMFAAPLDPMALPAE encoded by the coding sequence ATGCAAAATGTCGTTCCCTTCCCCCGGCACCTGATCGGCATGCTGACGCCCTCGTCGAATACCGTGCTGGAGCCCTACACCTCGCTGATGCTGGAGCCGCTGTTCCCGCGCGTCTCGGCGCATTTCGGCCGCTTCCGGGTGACGCGGATCGCGCTGGACGACGACGCCTCCGACCAGTTCCGACAGGAACCGATCCTCGCCGCCGCCGAGTTGCTGGCGGATGCGCGCACCGACGTCATCGCCTGGAACGGCACCTCGGCGAGCTGGCTCGGCTTCGACACCGATGAGCGGCTCTGTGCCGGGATCAGCGCGCGCACGGGGGTGAGGGCGACGAGCTCGATCCTCAGCCTCAACCGCCTCATCACTGAACGCGGCGTGAAGCGGCTCGCTCTGGTCACGCCCTACACCGACGATGTCGGCGAGCGCATCGTCGCCAATTACGCCTCCATCGGCGTCGAGGTGGTCGCCGGCGCCCATTGCGGCATGTCGGACAATTTCTCCTTCGCCGAGATAACGGAGGAGCGCATCGGCGACATGTGCGCGGATGTCGCCGCGGCGGCGCCGGACGCCATCGCCATCGTCTGCACCAATATGCGCGGCGCGCTGGTCGGCGCCGAGGTGGAACGCCGACTAAGCATCCCGGTCTATGATTCCGTCAGCACCACGCTGTGGGGCTGCCTGCGGGCGCTGAACATGCCAACAGCCTCGCTCGCCCGCTTCGGCTCGATGTTCGCCGCGCCGCTCGATCCCATGGCGCTTCCGGCGGAGTGA
- a CDS encoding ABC transporter substrate-binding protein produces MRLPLLLTTALSAAFLVAAPALLPTSAAAAEGKTFRYAYRVDPASLDPHALAETFTLSWLGQVYEPLVGRGKNLELVPALATKWEQPEPNVWRFHLRQGVKFADGTPFTADDVIFSLQRVKKDGSDMAYTVASVTDMKKVDDYTVDLVMAKPNPILPVQITSTYMMSKAWAEKNGASAPASVKAKVENFATTNANGTGPFTIASRQAGVKTELVPNPNWWGEKQSNVSKVVFTPIQSDATRVAALLSGEVDMVYPVPQQDVARIEGNDATKVLKGSELRTMMLAMDQHRDELQNSDAKGKNPLKDKRVRQAIYQAIDMNAIRDRIMGGTSHIAGTMIAPGINGYDPKLDTRAAPYDPEAAKKLLAEAGYPNGFSFTMDCSNDRYVNDERICQAIVGMLGRVGLKVTLNAQTRTKFFEKVLGRDTSFAMIGWQPLSYDAHSTLQDTMNTPVDKVGTYNVGNYSNPKVDELTQKIEVEVDPAKRNAMIFEAMTLDKEDYGHIPVHQAGLAWGVRKGVNVVLRSDDSLELKWVSLD; encoded by the coding sequence ATGCGCTTGCCCCTTTTGCTGACCACCGCGCTGTCCGCCGCCTTCCTCGTCGCCGCGCCGGCGCTCCTCCCGACGTCCGCCGCGGCAGCGGAGGGCAAGACCTTCCGCTACGCCTACCGCGTCGATCCGGCCTCGCTCGACCCGCACGCGCTGGCCGAGACCTTCACGCTCTCCTGGCTCGGCCAGGTCTATGAGCCCCTCGTCGGGCGCGGAAAGAACCTCGAGCTGGTGCCGGCGCTCGCCACCAAATGGGAGCAGCCGGAGCCCAATGTGTGGCGCTTCCATCTGCGCCAGGGCGTCAAGTTCGCCGACGGCACGCCCTTCACCGCCGACGACGTCATCTTCTCGCTGCAGCGGGTGAAGAAGGACGGCTCCGACATGGCCTATACGGTGGCCTCGGTGACCGACATGAAGAAGGTCGACGACTACACGGTCGACCTCGTCATGGCGAAGCCGAACCCGATCCTCCCCGTTCAGATCACCTCCACCTACATGATGAGCAAGGCGTGGGCGGAGAAGAACGGCGCCTCCGCGCCGGCGAGCGTGAAGGCGAAGGTGGAGAACTTCGCCACCACCAACGCCAACGGCACCGGCCCCTTCACGATCGCGAGCCGTCAGGCCGGCGTGAAGACCGAGCTCGTGCCCAACCCGAACTGGTGGGGCGAGAAGCAGTCCAACGTCTCCAAGGTCGTGTTCACGCCGATCCAGTCCGATGCCACCCGCGTCGCCGCCCTGCTGTCGGGCGAGGTGGACATGGTCTATCCGGTACCGCAGCAGGACGTCGCGCGCATCGAAGGCAACGACGCCACCAAGGTGCTCAAGGGTTCCGAGCTGCGCACCATGATGCTCGCCATGGACCAGCACCGCGACGAGCTGCAGAACTCCGACGCGAAGGGCAAGAACCCGCTGAAGGACAAGCGCGTCCGTCAGGCGATCTATCAGGCCATCGACATGAATGCGATCCGCGACCGCATCATGGGCGGCACCTCGCACATCGCCGGCACCATGATCGCACCGGGCATCAACGGCTACGACCCCAAACTCGACACCCGCGCCGCGCCCTATGATCCGGAAGCCGCCAAGAAGCTGCTGGCCGAGGCCGGCTATCCCAACGGCTTCTCCTTCACCATGGACTGCTCCAACGACCGCTACGTGAATGACGAGCGCATCTGCCAGGCCATCGTCGGCATGCTCGGCCGCGTCGGGCTGAAGGTGACGCTGAACGCCCAGACCCGCACCAAGTTCTTCGAGAAGGTGCTCGGCCGCGACACCTCCTTCGCCATGATCGGCTGGCAGCCGCTGAGCTACGACGCCCACTCGACGCTGCAGGACACCATGAACACGCCGGTCGACAAGGTCGGCACCTACAATGTCGGCAACTACTCCAACCCGAAAGTCGACGAACTCACGCAGAAGATCGAGGTCGAGGTCGACCCCGCCAAGCGCAACGCGATGATCTTCGAGGCCATGACCCTCGACAAGGAGGATTACGGCCACATCCCGGTGCATCAGGCGGGCCTCGCCTGGGGCGTGCGCAAGGGCGTGAACGTGGTGCTGCGCTCCGACGACAGCCTCGAACTGAAATGGGTCAGCCTCGACTGA